The following proteins come from a genomic window of Thermodesulfobacteriota bacterium:
- a CDS encoding ABC transporter substrate-binding protein translates to MKKELLVRGCTFAAICLSVIALMFLLGSNYADSAEMRGVTKDTIKIGLILDQTGPSTFLTVPITKGAKMYLTHVNEQGGINGRKIKLIIEDDHYSVPIAVAAFKKLVSKDGVLAILGTGGTSMTKALWSKIEKERVPCFTVSLAEIQVNPTKRYLFTPVASYEDEIKIIFNYLMNVLKVKNPRIAMACLDLDYGKIGFAAAEKEAKSFGLKIVDKELVALGALEASTQVLGLKRAQADYVILHLEPAAGAAVLRDAFKLGFKTQWIGTYYTTSEDLLRVSRKAAEGFIGVHSYNSWYEDAPAMAELRKITLKYEPGTEKPYRPKYYVQGWVDALILSEGMRRAGQNLTPEALVEGIESIKNFDTKGLCGPITYGPDKHKGNEYCRFYKADTDNAILIPITDWMKPSE, encoded by the coding sequence ATGAAAAAAGAACTTTTGGTTAGGGGGTGTACTTTTGCGGCCATATGTCTTTCGGTAATAGCCTTGATGTTCCTTTTGGGAAGCAACTACGCAGACTCTGCGGAGATGAGGGGTGTTACCAAAGACACTATAAAGATTGGTTTGATACTCGATCAGACAGGTCCTTCAACGTTTCTGACTGTCCCGATAACGAAAGGGGCTAAGATGTATCTCACGCACGTTAATGAACAGGGAGGAATAAATGGGAGAAAGATAAAGCTCATAATAGAAGATGATCATTATTCAGTACCTATAGCTGTGGCCGCATTTAAGAAACTGGTATCAAAGGACGGAGTGCTTGCTATCCTCGGGACAGGGGGTACTTCCATGACCAAAGCCCTATGGTCAAAGATAGAGAAAGAAAGGGTGCCATGTTTCACTGTGAGTCTGGCAGAGATTCAGGTTAACCCGACTAAGCGATACCTCTTTACACCTGTTGCCAGTTATGAGGACGAGATTAAGATCATATTTAATTATCTAATGAATGTTTTAAAAGTAAAAAATCCTCGAATAGCCATGGCCTGTCTGGATTTGGACTATGGTAAAATCGGTTTCGCTGCTGCAGAGAAGGAGGCCAAGTCTTTTGGCTTAAAGATAGTGGATAAGGAGTTAGTCGCTTTAGGAGCATTGGAGGCGAGTACTCAAGTGCTCGGTCTGAAGCGGGCACAAGCTGATTATGTTATTCTCCATCTAGAGCCAGCCGCGGGGGCAGCAGTCCTAAGGGATGCCTTTAAACTAGGATTTAAAACCCAATGGATCGGAACTTACTATACGACCAGTGAGGATCTTCTGAGGGTCTCTCGCAAGGCGGCAGAGGGCTTCATTGGAGTCCATTCCTATAACTCCTGGTATGAAGATGCACCGGCGATGGCTGAATTGAGAAAGATCACCCTGAAATACGAACCCGGAACGGAAAAACCATATCGTCCCAAATATTATGTCCAGGGATGGGTGGACGCCTTGATTTTGAGCGAAGGGATGAGAAGGGCAGGGCAGAACTTGACACCTGAAGCGCTGGTGGAGGGCATAGAAAGCATAAAAAACTTCGATACTAAAGGTTTGTGCGGACCGATTACCTATGGCCCCGATAAACACAAGGGAAATGAGTATTGCAGGTTTTACAAAGCCGACACTGACAACGCTATACTTATACCCATTACCGACTGGATGAAACCGTCAGAGTGA
- a CDS encoding ABC transporter substrate-binding protein gives MNKKSVFPLIILFLVLLWVFSTTRVIQAGDTTGVTDDTIALGHILDYTGPAAETTLQISKAIEAYFRDFNERGGVNGRKIEFLKEDDRYSIPGAIAAFKKLVFKDKVFVCLSVGGTGQTLALSEQIAKNKIPCIVISKSRVMTEPLKKYIFTGGPSHDDITAVLIDYIVKDLRAKSPKVAIGYPDVSYGKEVLDGLTKRLKHHGLEPVAIEVIPIGAVDASSQALNVKKKGAEYAIMIGTPVMSIAFMKFSNVYGYKPVHIGYYYNCSETIPKALGKIAEGFLGVHAFVSWDNDVPGMIKAKKISLKYYPGWKATDIGFAEGIVNSILTEDALRRAGRDLSREKFIEALESTKNLEVGGIGAPLTITPTNHKASDSAIIFKADLKEKIMVPVGGWRKPLP, from the coding sequence ATGAATAAAAAGAGTGTATTTCCCTTAATAATCCTGTTCTTAGTTTTGTTATGGGTATTTTCCACAACCCGTGTTATACAAGCCGGTGATACGACGGGTGTGACCGATGATACGATAGCGCTCGGGCATATTTTAGATTATACAGGTCCAGCGGCTGAAACCACTTTGCAAATTAGCAAAGCTATTGAGGCCTATTTTAGAGATTTCAACGAACGGGGTGGGGTTAATGGAAGAAAGATTGAATTTTTAAAAGAAGATGATCGTTACTCAATACCTGGAGCAATCGCAGCATTTAAAAAATTGGTCTTTAAAGATAAGGTATTTGTGTGTCTCAGTGTTGGAGGAACAGGGCAAACCCTTGCTCTGTCTGAACAAATAGCTAAGAATAAGATACCCTGTATTGTTATAAGCAAGTCTCGCGTAATGACAGAGCCTTTAAAGAAATATATATTTACTGGAGGTCCTTCCCATGATGACATCACTGCTGTTTTAATAGATTACATAGTAAAAGACCTGAGGGCGAAAAGCCCTAAGGTAGCTATTGGATACCCTGATGTTAGCTATGGAAAAGAGGTCTTAGATGGGCTAACCAAACGGCTTAAACACCATGGTTTAGAACCGGTAGCTATAGAGGTTATTCCCATTGGGGCTGTGGATGCTTCGTCTCAAGCCCTGAATGTAAAAAAGAAAGGGGCAGAATATGCCATTATGATAGGGACACCGGTCATGTCTATCGCTTTTATGAAGTTTTCAAATGTATATGGTTATAAACCGGTGCACATAGGCTATTATTATAATTGCTCAGAGACTATTCCGAAAGCCCTTGGTAAAATTGCAGAAGGGTTTTTGGGGGTTCATGCTTTTGTCTCCTGGGATAATGATGTACCAGGAATGATAAAGGCAAAAAAGATATCACTTAAATATTATCCAGGCTGGAAGGCTACTGACATAGGTTTTGCAGAAGGTATAGTAAACTCCATACTCACTGAAGATGCGTTAAGAAGGGCTGGAAGGGACTTAAGCAGAGAGAAGTTTATTGAAGCCCTCGAATCTACAAAAAACCTGGAGGTAGGGGGGATAGGTGCCCCTTTAACCATTACTCCTACAAATCATAAGGCAAGTGATTCTGCCATAATATTCAAGGCAGATCTTAAGGAAAAGATTATGGTACCTGTAGGAGGCTGGAGGAAACCGCTTCCTTAA
- a CDS encoding methylmalonyl-CoA mutase family protein gives MEERHRVFNEQSLQQIERETETWKNGLPKKDEDGQFESLSGVLVEPIYTPNHIAKMDYLQDIGFPGQPPFVRGVYPDMYRGRLWTMRQLAGFGPPEETNKRYRFLLDQGATGLNGTFDYPTLRGYDSTDPMAEADTGRGGVAIDTVEDMVILFNGIPIDQVSVSLVTCQPICNISVQSMYFAYAQSMGIPLDRLTGTSQNDFMMETAITIAPGVLPPDASFKLCCDAIEYCAHHARRWNPVSFAGYNYREAGCTAAEEIAFVFQNAIGCIEELIKRGLQVDSFAPRLSFFFSSHSDFFEEIAKYRAARRIWNKIMKDRFGAENPRSCALRFHVQTAGVSLTAQQPLNNISRSAYQALSAVLGGAQSVHVDAYDEALCTPTELSSLTALRTQHILQHETRTTHTVDPLGGSYFVESLTEEIEKRILSLVDEIDSMGGIVKAVSSGWIHGAIARSAYEYQKDIETGKMKVVGLNCYRIEDEVLPIELFEVPETVEVQRRKLERIKKERSAQKVKAALDTLAKACEAGENLMEVIVDCVKERVTEGEISAVLKSHFGTWYPPLF, from the coding sequence ATGGAAGAACGTCATCGTGTTTTCAACGAGCAATCGTTGCAACAGATCGAAAGGGAGACAGAAACGTGGAAGAACGGGCTCCCCAAAAAGGATGAGGATGGTCAATTTGAATCCCTTTCTGGAGTTCTTGTCGAGCCCATCTATACCCCTAACCACATCGCCAAAATGGATTACCTTCAGGACATTGGCTTTCCCGGACAGCCACCCTTTGTGCGAGGGGTTTATCCGGATATGTACAGGGGAAGACTTTGGACCATGAGGCAATTAGCGGGCTTTGGCCCCCCTGAAGAGACCAACAAACGGTACAGATTTTTACTCGATCAGGGAGCAACGGGGCTGAACGGAACGTTCGATTATCCTACCCTCAGGGGTTATGACTCCACCGATCCTATGGCCGAGGCGGATACGGGAAGAGGTGGTGTCGCCATTGACACAGTTGAGGACATGGTAATACTCTTCAACGGAATCCCGATCGATCAGGTCAGTGTTTCTCTGGTGACTTGCCAGCCAATCTGCAACATCTCCGTTCAATCTATGTATTTTGCCTATGCACAATCAATGGGGATTCCTCTCGATCGTCTCACAGGAACCAGCCAGAATGACTTTATGATGGAGACAGCAATAACCATTGCACCTGGGGTTTTGCCCCCCGATGCCTCTTTCAAGCTCTGCTGTGATGCTATTGAGTACTGTGCACACCATGCCCGCCGGTGGAACCCGGTGAGTTTTGCGGGTTATAATTACCGGGAGGCAGGGTGTACGGCTGCAGAGGAGATCGCTTTCGTGTTCCAGAATGCGATTGGTTGCATCGAGGAACTGATCAAGAGGGGATTGCAGGTTGACAGTTTTGCACCAAGGCTTAGCTTCTTCTTCTCCTCTCACAGTGATTTTTTTGAGGAGATTGCCAAATACAGGGCCGCGAGAAGGATATGGAACAAGATCATGAAAGACCGTTTTGGTGCCGAAAACCCTCGTTCCTGTGCCCTTCGTTTTCACGTGCAGACGGCTGGTGTCAGCCTTACAGCGCAGCAGCCCCTGAACAATATCTCGAGATCTGCATACCAGGCTCTTTCCGCCGTTCTTGGTGGGGCACAGTCCGTTCATGTAGACGCTTATGATGAAGCCCTGTGTACACCTACCGAACTTTCGTCCTTAACGGCACTTAGGACCCAGCACATCCTGCAGCATGAAACTCGAACTACCCATACGGTGGACCCCCTCGGAGGGTCCTACTTCGTAGAATCCCTCACAGAGGAGATTGAGAAAAGAATACTTTCCCTGGTAGATGAAATCGATTCTATGGGAGGAATCGTAAAGGCCGTCTCGTCAGGGTGGATTCATGGTGCAATCGCCCGATCTGCTTATGAATACCAGAAGGACATTGAGACTGGAAAAATGAAAGTAGTAGGATTGAACTGTTACCGTATTGAGGATGAGGTTTTACCAATCGAGCTTTTTGAGGTGCCGGAGACGGTTGAAGTTCAGAGGAGAAAGCTTGAAAGGATAAAGAAGGAACGAAGTGCTCAGAAAGTTAAAGCCGCACTGGACACTCTCGCAAAGGCTTGTGAGGCAGGTGAAAATCTTATGGAGGTTATTGTAGATTGTGTCAAGGAGCGAGTTACTGAAGGGGAAATTTCGGCTGTTTTAAAGTCGCACTTCGGAACATGGTACCCTCCCCTTTTCTGA
- a CDS encoding cobalamin-dependent protein (Presence of a B(12) (cobalamin)-binding domain implies dependence on cobalamin itself, in one of its several forms, or in some unusual lineages, dependence on a cobalamin-like analog.), with translation MDKKIRVVMARLGLDAHWRGSIIVAQALRDAGMEVIYVGNKMPDAIVETALQEDADIIGLSTLSGNHSILAPRVVEILRQKGEYNIPVILGGTIPPGDVPKLKDAGISEVFGPGSSLERIIEFVLSTQRT, from the coding sequence ATGGATAAGAAAATTCGCGTTGTTATGGCGCGCCTCGGACTTGATGCACACTGGCGGGGTAGCATAATTGTTGCCCAGGCATTGAGGGACGCAGGCATGGAGGTAATCTACGTTGGAAACAAAATGCCCGATGCGATTGTCGAGACAGCTTTACAAGAAGATGCAGATATAATTGGATTAAGCACCCTTTCAGGAAATCACTCTATCCTTGCCCCCAGGGTTGTTGAAATACTGAGGCAAAAGGGAGAGTACAATATTCCAGTCATTCTGGGAGGGACCATTCCACCAGGAGATGTTCCTAAGCTCAAGGATGCCGGAATTTCAGAGGTCTTCGGACCGGGGAGTTCGCTCGAGAGGATTATTGAGTTCGTCTTATCTACACAGCGTACCTAA
- a CDS encoding ABC transporter substrate-binding protein, with amino-acid sequence MQRLSIISILVLILLFFAGTRLSQAKEVRGVTDKSIKIGAVLDQTGPAASATVPFTQGIRSYVRFINEGGGIHGRKLDLIVEDDRYSIAATIAAFKKLVYKDNIFAYIGPGSGGFFNVLWSKMQKEKLPTIALPMPEIAVEPFKRYIFITSDTYEGQIRVLVDYIIKDYGLKEPRIGLIYPDTEVGKIDMRAALPRLKKYNLEPVTKEVLMAGAIDASSQVMNLKRYKVNCVLSVGSITSTAVTLLRELRKFGLNIPVFNSWASMTTEDLNYIGEAANQAYSIHANSPWYGEGPGVAKMREITLKYNPGTEKPYRGPLYTHGWVVSTIMTEGLKKAGRDLDVEVFVDALETIKNYDTGGLCNPITFSSVSHKGGDSWKVYKADPVGKKYVAITGWRKSE; translated from the coding sequence ATGCAAAGGTTATCTATTATTTCAATATTAGTACTGATCCTTCTTTTTTTTGCAGGCACAAGGTTGAGTCAAGCAAAAGAGGTCAGAGGTGTAACAGACAAATCAATCAAAATTGGTGCTGTTCTTGATCAAACAGGGCCTGCTGCATCTGCAACTGTTCCATTCACTCAGGGGATAAGGAGCTATGTCAGGTTTATTAATGAAGGAGGCGGTATTCATGGAAGAAAATTAGATCTGATTGTAGAAGATGACCGTTATTCAATTGCCGCCACTATTGCTGCATTTAAGAAGCTGGTTTATAAGGATAATATATTTGCTTATATAGGTCCTGGGTCTGGGGGGTTTTTTAATGTACTCTGGAGCAAGATGCAAAAAGAGAAATTACCAACTATAGCTCTACCAATGCCTGAAATCGCTGTTGAGCCTTTTAAAAGGTACATCTTTATTACCAGTGATACCTATGAGGGGCAGATAAGAGTCCTTGTCGACTATATTATAAAAGACTATGGACTAAAGGAACCAAGAATCGGCTTGATTTATCCTGATACAGAGGTAGGTAAAATTGATATGAGGGCTGCGCTACCGAGATTAAAAAAGTACAATTTAGAACCTGTAACCAAGGAGGTCCTGATGGCTGGTGCAATAGATGCCAGTTCCCAGGTTATGAACTTAAAGAGGTATAAGGTCAACTGTGTACTTAGTGTCGGGAGTATCACCTCTACGGCTGTGACCTTATTACGAGAATTAAGGAAGTTTGGTCTAAATATACCGGTCTTTAATAGTTGGGCATCAATGACTACGGAGGATCTGAATTACATTGGTGAAGCTGCAAATCAGGCATATTCAATTCATGCGAATTCTCCCTGGTACGGTGAAGGTCCTGGGGTAGCAAAGATGAGAGAAATTACTCTGAAATATAATCCAGGAACAGAAAAGCCTTATCGTGGTCCCTTATACACGCATGGATGGGTAGTTTCGACTATTATGACAGAGGGGCTTAAGAAAGCTGGTAGAGATCTGGATGTAGAAGTCTTCGTAGATGCTCTAGAGACCATAAAGAATTATGATACTGGTGGGCTCTGCAATCCTATCACTTTCAGTTCGGTAAGCCACAAAGGCGGGGATTCATGGAAGGTTTACAAAGCAGACCCCGTTGGAAAAAAATATGTCGCTATTACGGGATGGAGAAAGTCAGAGTAG
- a CDS encoding ABC transporter substrate-binding protein gives MKRTVFVAIALLGSIFFITASHGKAAEVRGVTDTLIKIGSIGDHTGPTSNFIVPVVEASKNYFRYINDQGGIHGRKLQLIAEDSRYSIPTSVAAFKKLISKDQVLAILGPVSTGETRVLFRHIEKDKVPSLVYAADRSVMEPYKRYIFPTTSLYDMEWGVVFDYIFNELKPVSPKIASCYPDIESGKVSHRGAEKWAKFFNVKLHTEIIPLSAIDVTSQVLSMKKAGVTHVLIFHVAPPVALLLSELKRFGLNIPVFGISASTTEDLIKIAGEKAKNFIGASHYSSWYEENPGAKNMAEISLKYFPDALKLYGVRSYTVGWVRSLVLCEGIKRAGKDLNAESLVGALETLKDFDTQGLCGPITYTPTMHYVLNYNKVFKTNPASGKFIPITDWRLPPSEK, from the coding sequence ATGAAAAGAACGGTATTTGTGGCAATTGCATTGTTAGGCAGTATTTTTTTCATTACCGCTTCACACGGTAAGGCAGCGGAAGTCAGGGGAGTAACGGATACCTTGATAAAAATAGGGTCAATAGGCGATCACACAGGGCCTACCTCGAATTTCATTGTTCCAGTTGTCGAAGCCAGCAAAAACTATTTTAGATACATAAACGATCAAGGGGGCATACACGGACGGAAGTTACAATTAATCGCAGAGGATTCCCGTTATTCAATTCCCACATCAGTAGCGGCATTTAAGAAGCTGATATCTAAAGATCAAGTGCTGGCAATTTTAGGCCCTGTCTCCACTGGTGAGACCAGGGTACTGTTTCGGCATATTGAAAAGGACAAGGTGCCTTCATTAGTATATGCCGCAGACAGATCCGTTATGGAACCGTATAAGAGATATATATTCCCGACCACCAGCCTGTATGATATGGAATGGGGAGTAGTTTTTGATTATATTTTTAATGAGTTGAAGCCCGTAAGCCCGAAGATTGCCAGCTGCTATCCGGATATTGAATCGGGAAAAGTTTCCCATAGAGGAGCCGAGAAATGGGCAAAGTTTTTCAACGTAAAGCTTCATACAGAGATAATTCCCTTAAGCGCTATTGATGTTACCTCTCAGGTTCTTTCAATGAAGAAAGCGGGAGTAACCCATGTCCTGATATTTCACGTTGCACCACCGGTCGCCTTGCTCCTTAGTGAATTAAAAAGGTTTGGTCTCAACATACCTGTCTTTGGGATCAGTGCTTCAACCACGGAAGACCTTATTAAGATAGCTGGCGAAAAAGCAAAGAATTTCATAGGTGCCAGTCATTACAGCTCCTGGTACGAAGAGAACCCCGGGGCAAAGAATATGGCGGAGATAAGCCTGAAATATTTCCCAGACGCTTTAAAACTTTATGGAGTCAGGAGTTACACTGTAGGGTGGGTTAGATCTCTTGTTCTCTGTGAAGGGATCAAGAGAGCAGGGAAGGACTTAAATGCTGAAAGCCTTGTGGGTGCATTGGAAACCCTGAAGGATTTCGATACACAAGGGCTCTGCGGGCCCATAACATATACACCCACTATGCATTATGTGTTGAACTACAATAAGGTTTTCAAGACCAATCCTGCGAGTGGCAAATTTATACCAATTACTGATTGGAGACTGCCGCCTTCAGAAAAATGA
- a CDS encoding PBPRA1643 family SWIM/SEC-C metal-binding motif protein, with protein sequence MTGKEAGLDKSYNIFDGEEMAKIFSGEKKAKLGTGKKPAVVHVQTEERLEEVASIFEKNSWKYTIGLEPDKPEDITDLEILLNPPKPKIAEKKVGRNEPCPCGSGKKYKKCCGK encoded by the coding sequence ATGACAGGCAAAGAGGCAGGATTAGACAAATCCTATAATATCTTTGATGGTGAAGAGATGGCAAAAATTTTCAGTGGTGAAAAGAAGGCAAAATTAGGCACGGGAAAGAAGCCCGCTGTTGTTCATGTACAAACAGAAGAAAGATTGGAAGAAGTAGCATCAATATTTGAAAAAAACAGTTGGAAATATACAATTGGATTGGAACCAGATAAACCAGAGGATATTACCGATTTAGAAATATTATTGAATCCACCAAAACCAAAGATAGCCGAAAAGAAAGTTGGACGCAATGAGCCCTGCCCATGTGGAAGCGGGAAAAAGTATAAAAAATGCTGTGGCAAATAG
- a CDS encoding PIN domain-containing protein, with the protein MKIILDTNVFISGIFFSGPPSQILKAWQNSRLQIVLSQGLGIRS; encoded by the coding sequence ATGAAAATCATCCTTGATACGAATGTTTTCATATCAGGGATATTTTTTAGTGGCCCTCCTTCTCAAATCCTCAAGGCATGGCAAAACTCAAGACTACAAATTGTACTTTCGCAGGGTCTAGGGATCAGGTCTTGA
- the secG gene encoding preprotein translocase subunit SecG, translated as MLTLIITIHIIVCIALIMIVLLQTGKGAEMGAAFGGSSSTIFGSSGPGSFLEKLTAAAAIVFMLTSLTLAYFSSQRPASSIMQEGSTPAKQNIPKSPDSPKNK; from the coding sequence ATGCTTACCTTGATTATAACTATACATATAATCGTGTGCATTGCGCTGATTATGATTGTACTCTTGCAAACCGGAAAGGGCGCTGAGATGGGAGCCGCTTTTGGAGGTTCCAGCTCAACTATTTTTGGTAGTAGCGGACCTGGCAGCTTTCTTGAAAAATTAACCGCCGCCGCCGCCATTGTCTTTATGCTAACTTCTCTTACTCTGGCGTATTTTTCTTCTCAACGACCGGCTTCGTCGATTATGCAAGAGGGGTCTACACCGGCTAAACAAAATATTCCAAAATCCCCTGATTCTCCAAAAAACAAATAA